One Streptomyces coeruleorubidus DNA segment encodes these proteins:
- a CDS encoding HTH domain-containing protein yields the protein MTEATDLAERAGDRDPRVGLRAVAALRRLLEQLEAVQVRNARNQGWSWQEIATELGVSRQAVHKKYGRH from the coding sequence ATGACCGAAGCAACCGATCTGGCCGAGCGTGCGGGCGACCGTGATCCACGGGTCGGCCTGCGGGCCGTCGCCGCCCTGCGCAGGCTGCTGGAGCAGCTGGAAGCCGTACAGGTGCGCAACGCGCGCAACCAGGGCTGGTCGTGGCAGGAGATCGCCACCGAGCTCGGTGTGAGCAGGCAGGCCGTGCACAAGAAGTACGGGAGGCATTGA
- a CDS encoding amino acid ABC transporter permease: protein MTVDIDKTTGDTPPAGPEAIKAIPVRHYGRYISAVVAIALLVGVVYAFSQGKINWDAIPDYFFDDRILDGVGKTLLLTVLSMVIGIVGGVLLAVMRLSKNPVTSSIAWFYIWFFRGTPVLVQLIVWFNLGLVFEYINLGPFYKDEWSDFMTPFLTALLGLGLNEAAYMAEICRAGLLSVDEGQTEASHALGMSHAKTLRRIVIPQAMRVIVPPTGNEVINMLKTTSLVSVVQYPELLRAAQDIGQTSGAPAEMLFLAAAWYLLMTSVFSIGQYYLERYYARGSSHSLPATPFQKIKANLLSLSSRSKPTGGTA, encoded by the coding sequence GTGACTGTTGACATCGACAAGACGACGGGCGACACGCCCCCGGCCGGGCCGGAGGCCATCAAGGCCATCCCGGTCCGGCACTACGGGCGGTACATCTCCGCCGTCGTCGCCATCGCCCTGCTGGTCGGGGTCGTCTACGCGTTCTCCCAGGGCAAGATCAACTGGGACGCGATCCCGGACTACTTCTTCGACGACCGCATCCTGGACGGCGTGGGCAAAACGCTCCTGCTGACCGTGCTGTCCATGGTGATCGGCATCGTCGGCGGCGTCCTGCTCGCCGTGATGCGCCTGTCGAAGAACCCGGTGACCTCGTCGATCGCGTGGTTCTACATCTGGTTCTTCCGCGGCACCCCGGTCCTGGTGCAGCTGATCGTCTGGTTCAACCTGGGCCTGGTCTTCGAGTACATCAACCTCGGGCCGTTCTACAAGGACGAGTGGTCGGACTTCATGACCCCGTTCCTGACGGCGCTGCTGGGCCTCGGCCTCAACGAGGCCGCGTACATGGCGGAGATCTGCCGTGCCGGTCTGCTCTCGGTCGACGAGGGCCAGACCGAGGCGTCGCACGCGCTGGGCATGAGCCACGCCAAGACGCTGCGGCGGATCGTCATCCCGCAGGCGATGCGCGTGATCGTGCCGCCGACGGGCAACGAGGTCATCAACATGCTGAAGACGACCTCGCTGGTCTCGGTCGTCCAGTATCCCGAGCTGCTCCGCGCGGCCCAGGACATCGGCCAGACCTCCGGCGCCCCCGCCGAGATGCTGTTCCTGGCGGCGGCCTGGTACCTGCTGATGACGTCGGTCTTCAGCATCGGCCAGTACTACCTCGAGCGGTACTACGCGCGTGGTTCGAGCCATTCGCTCCCTGCCACGCCGTTCCAGAAGATCAAGGCGAACCTGCTGTCCCTGTCCAGCCGCTCCAAGCCGACGGGAGGCACCGCATGA
- a CDS encoding zinc-binding dehydrogenase has product MFAVYAARIDRDQPLSGLELGERPAPEARPGWSTVTVKAASLNHHDLWSLRGVGLAEDKLPMILGCDAAGVDEDGNEVVLHSVIGQSGHGVGPKEPRSILTERYQGTFAEQVAVPTWNVLPKPKELSFEEAACLPTAWLTAYRMLFTNAGVRPGDSVLVQGAGGGVATAAIVLGKAAGLRIFATSRDEAKRKRAVELGAVEALESGARLPQRVDAVIETVGAATWSHSVKSLKPGGTLVISGATSGDRPSHAELTRIFFLELKVVGSTMGTKDELEDLLAFCAATGVRPVIDEVLPMDRAREGFERLASGEQFGKVVLTNP; this is encoded by the coding sequence ATGTTCGCTGTCTACGCCGCCCGAATCGACCGCGACCAGCCACTGTCCGGCCTGGAGCTGGGAGAGCGTCCCGCTCCCGAGGCCCGCCCCGGCTGGAGCACCGTCACGGTCAAGGCCGCCTCCCTCAACCATCACGACCTGTGGTCCCTGCGCGGCGTCGGCCTCGCAGAGGACAAGCTGCCGATGATCCTCGGCTGTGACGCCGCCGGCGTCGACGAAGACGGCAACGAGGTCGTCCTGCACTCCGTGATCGGACAGAGCGGGCACGGGGTCGGCCCGAAGGAGCCCCGTTCCATCCTCACCGAGCGCTACCAGGGCACCTTCGCCGAGCAGGTCGCCGTGCCGACCTGGAATGTTCTGCCCAAGCCCAAGGAGCTCTCCTTCGAGGAGGCCGCCTGTCTGCCCACGGCGTGGCTGACCGCGTACCGGATGCTGTTCACCAACGCGGGTGTCCGGCCCGGCGACTCCGTGCTCGTGCAGGGCGCCGGCGGCGGTGTCGCCACGGCCGCCATCGTGCTGGGGAAGGCCGCCGGGCTCCGGATCTTCGCCACGAGCCGGGACGAGGCCAAGCGGAAGCGGGCCGTGGAGCTGGGGGCCGTCGAGGCCCTGGAGTCGGGGGCGCGGCTGCCGCAGCGGGTCGACGCCGTGATCGAGACCGTCGGGGCCGCCACCTGGTCGCACTCCGTGAAGTCGCTGAAGCCCGGTGGCACGCTGGTGATTTCCGGTGCAACCAGTGGTGACCGGCCCTCGCATGCCGAACTGACCCGGATCTTCTTCCTGGAGCTCAAGGTCGTCGGGTCCACGATGGGCACCAAGGACGAGCTGGAGGATCTGCTCGCGTTCTGTGCCGCCACCGGTGTGCGGCCGGTCATCGACGAGGTGCTGCCCATGGACCGCGCCCGGGAGGGCTTCGAACGGCTGGCGTCCGGTGAGCAGTTCGGGAAGGTCGTGCTCACCAATCCCTAG
- a CDS encoding PadR family transcriptional regulator has product MPPVFAHGRLRLYLLKLLDEAPRHGYEVIRLLEERFQGLYAPSAGTVYPRLAKLEAEGLVTHTTEGGRKVYSITDAGRAELADRSGELADLELEIRESVAELAAEIRADVRGAAGDLRREMRAAATEARRETGTRSRGAEDVPFGDFGQYGDKEAWRVAKEEMRRARQEWKEQARRAKDESRRAREDAQRARRQAKEAQEQARAQAQEQVQRIARRVQEQVQDHFARGDWPTGLREGLSELAKEVGEFGKDYGKDFGFDWTGTGTGTGTGTGTGKPASRPTPSQPAEDFPAAYEPAWAHEDATDSTGDPARDLDRLLDRFRDDIRDAARDHGVTPDQLRDARRHLSTASAHIGALLRTPKK; this is encoded by the coding sequence ATGCCCCCCGTCTTCGCCCACGGCCGCCTCCGCCTGTACCTGCTGAAGCTGCTGGACGAGGCCCCCCGACACGGCTACGAGGTGATCCGCCTCCTCGAGGAGCGCTTCCAGGGGCTGTACGCACCGTCGGCGGGCACGGTCTACCCGCGCCTGGCCAAGCTGGAGGCCGAGGGCCTGGTCACCCACACCACCGAGGGCGGCCGCAAGGTGTACTCGATCACGGACGCGGGCCGCGCGGAACTGGCCGACCGCAGTGGCGAACTGGCCGATCTGGAGCTGGAGATCCGGGAGTCGGTCGCGGAACTGGCGGCGGAGATCCGCGCCGACGTGCGCGGGGCCGCCGGCGACCTGCGCCGCGAGATGCGTGCGGCGGCGACCGAGGCCCGCCGGGAGACCGGCACGAGGTCCCGCGGCGCTGAGGACGTCCCCTTCGGGGACTTCGGGCAGTACGGCGACAAGGAGGCCTGGCGCGTCGCCAAGGAGGAGATGCGGCGCGCCAGGCAGGAGTGGAAGGAACAGGCCCGCCGCGCCAAGGACGAGAGCCGCCGCGCCCGCGAGGACGCCCAGCGCGCCCGCCGCCAGGCGAAGGAGGCCCAGGAGCAGGCCCGCGCCCAGGCCCAGGAGCAGGTGCAGCGCATCGCCCGCCGGGTCCAGGAACAGGTCCAGGACCACTTCGCCCGCGGCGACTGGCCCACGGGACTGCGCGAGGGCCTGAGCGAACTGGCCAAAGAGGTCGGCGAGTTCGGCAAGGACTACGGCAAGGACTTCGGCTTCGACTGGACCGGCACCGGCACCGGCACCGGCACCGGCACCGGCACCGGCAAGCCTGCCTCGCGGCCGACGCCCTCACAGCCCGCCGAGGACTTCCCGGCCGCCTACGAACCCGCCTGGGCCCACGAGGACGCCACGGACTCCACCGGCGACCCGGCCCGCGACCTGGACCGCCTGCTCGACCGTTTCCGGGACGACATCCGCGACGCGGCCCGCGACCACGGCGTCACCCCCGACCAACTGCGCGACGCCCGCCGCCACCTGTCGACGGCGTCGGCCCACATAGGAGCACTGCTGCGCACGCCGAAGAAGTAA
- a CDS encoding NAD(P)-dependent malic enzyme produces the protein MAAEIVNPRSESTTDHTGQEGGAEPLDSFDPAFALHRGGKMAVQATVPVRDKDDLSLAYTPGVAKVCSAIAEQPELVHDYTWKSSVVAVVTDGTAVLGLGDIGPEASLPVMEGKAILFKQFGGVDAVPIALNCTDVDEIVETVVRLAPSFGGVNLEDISAPRCFEIERKLQERLDIPVFHDDQHGTAVVTLAALRNAARLSKRALGDLRAVISGAGAAGVAIARMLVEAGIGDVAVADRKGVVSADRDDLTPVKRELAGFTNKAGVSGSLEAALAGADVFIGVSGGTVPEDAVASMAEGAFVFAMANPNPEVHPEVAHKYAAVVATGRSDFPNQINNVLAFPGIFAGALQVRASRITEGMKLAAAEALAGVVGDDLAADYVIPSPFDERVAPAVTAAVAAAARAEGVARR, from the coding sequence GTGGCAGCGGAGATCGTCAATCCTCGCAGCGAGAGCACGACGGACCATACGGGTCAAGAGGGCGGTGCGGAGCCCCTCGACTCCTTCGATCCGGCGTTCGCGCTCCACCGCGGCGGCAAGATGGCCGTGCAGGCCACGGTGCCGGTCCGTGACAAGGACGACCTGTCCCTGGCGTACACGCCCGGCGTCGCGAAGGTGTGCAGCGCGATCGCGGAGCAGCCGGAGCTCGTGCACGACTACACGTGGAAGTCGTCGGTCGTGGCCGTCGTGACGGACGGTACGGCCGTGCTGGGGCTCGGTGACATCGGGCCCGAGGCCTCCCTCCCGGTGATGGAGGGCAAGGCGATTCTGTTCAAGCAGTTCGGTGGCGTGGACGCGGTTCCGATCGCGCTGAACTGCACGGACGTCGACGAGATCGTCGAGACGGTGGTGCGGCTCGCGCCGTCGTTCGGCGGGGTCAACCTGGAGGACATCTCGGCGCCGCGGTGCTTCGAGATCGAGCGGAAGCTCCAGGAGCGGCTGGACATTCCCGTCTTCCACGACGACCAGCACGGTACGGCGGTCGTGACGCTGGCGGCCCTGCGGAACGCCGCGCGGCTGAGCAAGCGGGCGCTGGGGGATCTGCGGGCCGTCATCTCCGGCGCGGGTGCGGCGGGTGTCGCCATCGCGAGGATGCTGGTCGAGGCCGGGATCGGGGATGTCGCGGTGGCCGACCGCAAGGGTGTCGTGTCGGCGGACCGGGACGATCTGACGCCGGTGAAGCGGGAGCTGGCCGGGTTCACGAACAAGGCGGGTGTCAGCGGGTCGCTGGAGGCGGCGCTGGCCGGGGCCGATGTGTTCATCGGGGTGTCCGGCGGGACGGTGCCGGAGGACGCGGTGGCGTCGATGGCCGAAGGAGCGTTCGTTTTCGCCATGGCGAACCCGAATCCCGAGGTGCATCCCGAGGTCGCGCACAAGTACGCGGCCGTGGTGGCCACCGGGCGGTCGGACTTCCCGAACCAGATCAACAACGTGCTGGCGTTTCCGGGGATCTTCGCGGGTGCGCTCCAGGTGCGGGCGTCGCGGATCACGGAGGGGATGAAGCTGGCCGCCGCCGAGGCGCTGGCGGGTGTGGTCGGGGACGACCTCGCGGCCGACTACGTCATCCCGTCGCCGTTCGACGAGCGGGTCGCGCCGGCGGTGACGGCCGCGGTGGCCGCGGCTGCGCGGGCTGAGGGTGTGGCTCGGCGCTGA
- a CDS encoding amino acid ABC transporter ATP-binding protein, whose amino-acid sequence MTAMVKAEGVHKSFGPVEVLKGIDLEVKSGEVFCLIGPSGSGKSTFLRCINHLEKINAGRLYVDGDLVGYRQKGDKLYELKDSEVAVKRRDIGMVFQRFNLFPHMTAVENVMEAPVQVKGVSRSQARQRALELLDRVGLADKAGSYPSQLSGGQQQRVAIARALAMDPKLMLFDEPTSALDPELVGDVLDVMRDLAESGMTMIVVTHEMGFAREVGDSLVFMDGGVVVESGHPREVLTNPQHERTKSFLSKVL is encoded by the coding sequence ATGACCGCCATGGTCAAGGCCGAGGGCGTCCACAAGTCCTTCGGCCCCGTAGAGGTCCTCAAGGGCATCGACCTGGAGGTGAAGTCCGGCGAGGTGTTCTGCCTCATCGGCCCCTCCGGCTCCGGCAAGTCGACCTTCCTCCGGTGCATCAACCACCTGGAGAAGATCAACGCCGGCCGTCTGTACGTCGACGGCGATCTGGTCGGCTACCGGCAAAAGGGCGACAAGCTCTACGAGCTGAAGGACAGCGAGGTCGCCGTCAAGCGCCGCGACATCGGCATGGTCTTCCAGCGCTTCAACCTGTTCCCGCACATGACGGCCGTGGAGAACGTCATGGAGGCACCGGTCCAGGTCAAGGGCGTGAGCAGGAGCCAGGCCCGGCAGCGGGCCCTGGAGCTCCTGGACCGGGTGGGCCTGGCCGACAAGGCGGGCAGCTACCCCTCGCAGCTCTCCGGCGGCCAGCAGCAGCGCGTCGCCATCGCCCGGGCCCTCGCCATGGACCCAAAGCTGATGCTGTTCGACGAACCGACGTCGGCGCTCGACCCGGAGCTGGTCGGTGACGTCCTGGACGTCATGCGCGACCTCGCCGAGTCCGGCATGACGATGATCGTCGTCACTCATGAGATGGGCTTCGCCCGCGAGGTGGGCGACAGCCTGGTCTTCATGGACGGCGGTGTGGTGGTCGAATCCGGCCACCCGCGTGAGGTGCTGACGAACCCGCAGCACGAGCGGACGAAGTCGTTCCTGTCGAAGGTGCTCTGA
- a CDS encoding Clp protease N-terminal domain-containing protein produces MFERFTKDARSVVKGAFEYVEGGGGGQVVEPEHLLLALLDREGSRGSFALAALGLGERRESVRQALGAARRRAGLSQAEADALAGLGIDVEEIVARVEEVHGVGAMAGDRKDKGWWSGRASFGRGAKDVLERSLRVALAQRDRHIGDEHILLALTMRPGVPAEVLADHGVTYESLVRVLYGGGEAKAG; encoded by the coding sequence ATGTTCGAGCGGTTCACGAAGGACGCCCGGAGCGTGGTCAAGGGTGCGTTCGAGTACGTGGAGGGTGGTGGGGGCGGACAGGTCGTGGAGCCGGAGCACCTGTTGCTCGCGCTGCTCGACCGGGAGGGCAGTCGTGGCTCGTTCGCGCTCGCCGCTCTCGGGCTCGGTGAGCGGAGGGAGTCCGTGCGGCAGGCGCTGGGCGCGGCGCGGCGGCGGGCCGGGCTGTCGCAGGCCGAGGCCGACGCGCTCGCCGGGCTCGGGATCGACGTGGAGGAGATCGTCGCCCGGGTGGAGGAGGTGCACGGGGTCGGCGCCATGGCCGGTGACCGGAAGGACAAGGGGTGGTGGTCGGGGCGGGCCTCCTTCGGGCGCGGCGCCAAGGACGTCCTGGAGCGCTCCTTGCGGGTCGCCCTCGCCCAGCGGGACCGGCACATCGGTGACGAGCACATTCTGCTGGCCCTGACCATGCGCCCCGGTGTGCCGGCGGAGGTTCTCGCCGACCACGGGGTGACGTACGAGTCCCTGGTGCGGGTGCTGTACGGGGGTGGCGAGGCGAAGGCCGGGTGA
- a CDS encoding ABC transporter substrate-binding protein, producing MTASSTRRTTAAHSRLAAVGAIAVAGALMLTGCGDQTKDTGSDGETATAAAPLADKLPKSIRDKGVIKVGSDIAYAPVEFKDSSGKVVGIDPDLAAAMGKQLGVDFQFENGTFDTLITGLRSKRYDIAMSAMTDTKDRQEGIDSDTGKKVGEGVDFVDYFTAGVSIYTKKGDDQGIKTWSDLCGKKIVLQRGTVSEDLAKAESKKCPAGKKIAIEPFDNDQQAQTRLRAGGADAGSSDFPVAAYAVKTSGGGKDFQLVGEQVEAAPYGIAVAKNQTQLRDALKAALDAVIANGEYEKIMKKWGVTDGAIKEATINGGK from the coding sequence ATGACCGCAAGCTCCACCCGTCGTACGACCGCCGCGCACTCCCGGCTAGCAGCGGTCGGTGCGATCGCGGTCGCAGGCGCGCTGATGCTCACCGGATGCGGTGACCAGACCAAGGACACCGGCTCGGACGGCGAGACCGCGACGGCCGCGGCCCCGCTCGCCGACAAGCTGCCGAAGTCGATCCGCGACAAGGGCGTCATCAAGGTCGGTTCCGACATCGCGTACGCCCCGGTCGAGTTCAAGGACAGCTCCGGCAAGGTGGTCGGCATCGACCCGGACCTCGCCGCCGCCATGGGCAAGCAGCTCGGAGTCGACTTCCAGTTCGAAAACGGCACCTTCGACACGCTGATCACGGGTCTGCGCTCCAAGCGGTACGACATCGCCATGTCCGCGATGACCGACACCAAGGACCGCCAGGAGGGCATCGACTCCGACACCGGCAAGAAGGTCGGTGAGGGCGTCGACTTCGTCGACTACTTCACCGCCGGTGTCTCGATCTACACCAAGAAGGGCGACGACCAGGGCATCAAGACCTGGTCCGACCTGTGCGGCAAGAAGATCGTGCTGCAGCGCGGCACGGTCTCCGAGGACCTCGCCAAGGCCGAGTCGAAGAAGTGCCCGGCCGGCAAGAAGATCGCCATCGAGCCCTTCGACAACGACCAGCAGGCCCAGACCCGTCTGCGCGCGGGTGGCGCCGACGCCGGCTCGTCCGACTTCCCGGTCGCCGCGTACGCCGTGAAGACGTCCGGCGGCGGCAAGGACTTCCAGCTGGTCGGCGAGCAGGTCGAGGCCGCTCCGTACGGCATCGCGGTCGCCAAGAACCAGACGCAGCTGCGGGACGCCCTCAAGGCCGCGCTGGACGCCGTCATCGCGAACGGCGAGTACGAGAAGATCATGAAGAAGTGGGGCGTCACGGACGGCGCCATCAAGGAAGCCACCATCAACGGCGGCAAGTGA
- a CDS encoding class I SAM-dependent methyltransferase: MTDADATTATADWQAWQESWDRQQEWYLPDREERFRIMLDMVEALVGTAPRVLDLACGTGSITARLLARFPEATSTGVDLDPALLAIARGTFAGDERVGLVTADLKDPDWPAKLPHDSYDAVLTATALHWLHREPLADLYGQVAGVVRDGGVFMNADHMIDETTPGINAAERAQRHARMEQARQSGVLGWTEWWQLAVKDPVLAEPTARRYEIYGEHADGDMPSAAWHARVLREKGFAEARPVWCSPSDTLLLALK; the protein is encoded by the coding sequence ATGACGGACGCGGACGCCACCACGGCCACCGCCGACTGGCAGGCCTGGCAGGAGAGCTGGGACCGGCAGCAGGAGTGGTACCTGCCCGACCGCGAGGAACGGTTCCGGATCATGCTCGACATGGTCGAGGCCCTCGTGGGCACCGCCCCGCGCGTGCTCGACCTCGCCTGCGGCACCGGGAGCATCACCGCCCGGCTGCTCGCGCGGTTCCCGGAGGCCACCAGCACCGGTGTCGACCTCGACCCGGCGCTCCTCGCCATCGCCCGGGGCACGTTCGCGGGCGACGAGCGGGTCGGCCTCGTCACGGCCGACCTCAAGGACCCGGACTGGCCGGCGAAGCTGCCGCACGACTCGTACGACGCCGTCCTGACCGCGACGGCCCTGCACTGGCTGCACCGGGAACCCCTCGCGGACCTCTACGGCCAGGTCGCGGGAGTGGTCCGCGACGGCGGTGTCTTCATGAACGCGGACCACATGATCGACGAGACGACGCCCGGGATCAACGCCGCCGAGCGCGCGCAGCGCCACGCCCGCATGGAACAGGCCAGGCAATCCGGCGTCCTCGGCTGGACCGAGTGGTGGCAGCTCGCCGTCAAGGACCCGGTCCTCGCCGAACCCACGGCCCGGCGCTACGAGATCTACGGCGAACACGCGGACGGCGACATGCCGTCGGCGGCGTGGCACGCGCGCGTGCTGCGCGAGAAGGGGTTCGCGGAGGCCAGGCCGGTGTGGTGCTCGCCCTCGGACACCCTGCTGCTCGCCCTGAAGTAG
- a CDS encoding DUF6104 family protein, producing the protein MYFTDRGIEELEKRRGEEEVTFEWLAEQLRTFVDLNPDFEVPVERLATWLARLDDEDDE; encoded by the coding sequence GTGTACTTCACCGACCGAGGCATCGAGGAACTCGAGAAGCGACGCGGCGAGGAGGAGGTCACCTTCGAGTGGCTCGCCGAGCAGCTGCGGACGTTCGTCGATCTCAACCCCGACTTCGAGGTGCCGGTGGAGCGGCTGGCCACGTGGCTGGCGCGGCTGGACGACGAGGACGACGAGTAG
- a CDS encoding DUF4097 family beta strand repeat-containing protein — MSEWSVTEPRKLTFDEPVSELHVRLVNGTVNVVGTDEGSARLEISGIEGPPLVVTQQGGTLTVAYEDLPWKGFLKWLDRKGWRRSAVVSLAVPASTRVEVGVVGAAAVISGIEGPAAVKGVTGDTTLVGLSGPVRADTVSGSVEAQDVTGDLRFNSVSGDLTVVEGSGSSVRADSVSGSMIVDLDPGGPTDVRLTSVSGEIAIRLPDPADAEVEANTASGAVSNAFDDLRVQGQWGAHKITGRLGAGNGKLRATTVSGSIALLRRPAREDEPDQPWKPRPGTGSSPADPQADPQARPGDNSVSDRGATDAGVPADGTTDKKVL, encoded by the coding sequence ATGTCCGAGTGGTCTGTCACGGAGCCGAGGAAACTCACCTTCGACGAGCCCGTGAGCGAGCTTCACGTGCGTCTCGTCAACGGAACGGTGAACGTGGTGGGCACGGACGAGGGTTCCGCCCGCCTGGAGATCTCCGGGATCGAGGGACCGCCCCTGGTGGTGACCCAGCAGGGCGGCACCCTCACGGTGGCCTACGAGGACCTGCCCTGGAAGGGCTTCCTCAAGTGGCTGGACCGCAAGGGCTGGCGCCGCAGCGCGGTGGTCTCCCTGGCCGTCCCGGCCTCCACCCGCGTGGAGGTGGGGGTGGTCGGCGCGGCAGCCGTCATCTCCGGGATCGAGGGACCGGCGGCGGTGAAGGGCGTCACGGGCGACACGACCCTCGTGGGACTCTCCGGCCCGGTCCGCGCCGACACGGTCTCCGGGAGCGTGGAGGCCCAGGACGTGACCGGCGACCTCCGGTTCAACTCCGTCTCGGGCGACCTCACGGTGGTCGAGGGCTCCGGCTCCTCCGTGCGGGCCGATTCGGTCAGCGGCTCCATGATCGTCGACCTCGACCCGGGCGGCCCCACGGACGTGCGGCTGACCAGCGTCTCGGGCGAGATCGCGATCCGGCTGCCGGACCCGGCGGACGCGGAGGTCGAGGCCAACACGGCGAGCGGCGCGGTCTCCAACGCCTTCGACGATCTGCGGGTGCAGGGCCAGTGGGGCGCACACAAGATCACCGGCCGCCTGGGCGCGGGCAACGGCAAGCTGCGCGCCACCACGGTCTCCGGTTCGATCGCGCTGCTGCGCCGCCCCGCCAGGGAGGACGAGCCCGACCAGCCGTGGAAGCCCCGGCCCGGCACCGGAAGCTCGCCGGCCGACCCGCAGGCCGACCCGCAGGCCCGGCCGGGAGACAATTCCGTCTCCGACCGGGGCGCCACCGACGCCGGCGTCCCGGCCGACGGCACGACCGACAAGAAGGTGCTCTGA
- the sodN gene encoding superoxide dismutase, Ni, with amino-acid sequence MLSRLFAPKVKVSAHCDLPCGVYDPAQARIEAESVKAIQEKMAGNDDPHFQARATTIKEQRAELAKHHVSVLWSDYFKPPHFEKYPELHQLVNDALKALSAAKGSTDPATGQKALDYIAQIDKIFWETKKA; translated from the coding sequence ATGCTTTCCCGCCTGTTTGCCCCCAAGGTCAAGGTCAGCGCACACTGTGACCTTCCCTGCGGTGTGTACGACCCTGCCCAGGCCCGCATCGAGGCGGAGTCGGTGAAGGCCATCCAGGAGAAGATGGCCGGCAACGACGACCCGCACTTCCAGGCGCGTGCCACCACCATCAAGGAGCAGCGCGCGGAGCTCGCGAAGCACCACGTGTCCGTGCTGTGGAGCGACTACTTCAAGCCGCCGCACTTCGAGAAGTACCCCGAGCTGCACCAGCTGGTCAACGACGCCCTCAAGGCCCTCTCGGCGGCCAAGGGTTCGACCGACCCGGCGACCGGCCAGAAGGCGCTGGACTACATCGCCCAGATCGACAAGATCTTCTGGGAGACCAAGAAGGCCTGA
- a CDS encoding CGNR zinc finger domain-containing protein: MELAYYSDYAVRLVNTEEPARGKDTLTSVEAVRDLFGVNQSAARRATDADVTRFRSVRARLRAVFEAADTGDETLAVDLLNSLLLEFPVSPQISGHDFRDDDGRPLWHMHLADHPSNATAGYAAIAAMGLAFHLTEYGVDRLGLCEAAPCRNAYLDTSTNRSRRYCSDRCATRANVAAYRARKRLEAARPDLPEKTGLAADSAQPSSAHGERRPGLSGR, encoded by the coding sequence GTGGAACTGGCCTATTACTCGGACTATGCGGTGCGCCTCGTCAACACCGAGGAACCGGCCCGGGGCAAGGACACCCTGACGTCGGTCGAGGCGGTCCGTGATCTGTTCGGCGTCAACCAGTCGGCGGCCCGCCGCGCCACCGACGCGGACGTCACGCGTTTCCGCTCGGTGCGGGCCCGGCTGCGCGCGGTCTTCGAGGCGGCCGACACCGGCGACGAGACGCTCGCCGTGGACCTGCTGAACTCACTGCTGCTGGAGTTCCCGGTGAGTCCGCAGATCTCCGGGCACGACTTCCGCGACGACGACGGCCGTCCCCTGTGGCACATGCACCTGGCGGACCATCCGTCCAACGCGACCGCGGGCTACGCGGCGATCGCGGCGATGGGCCTGGCGTTCCACCTGACCGAGTACGGCGTGGACCGGCTCGGCCTGTGCGAGGCCGCGCCCTGCCGCAACGCCTACCTGGACACCTCCACCAACCGCTCCCGGCGCTACTGCTCCGACCGCTGCGCGACCCGCGCCAACGTGGCGGCCTACCGCGCCCGCAAGCGCCTGGAGGCGGCCCGGCCCGACCTGCCCGAGAAGACGGGCCTGGCGGCCGACAGCGCCCAGCCGAGCAGCGCCCACGGCGAGCGGCGGCCGGGCCTGAGCGGCCGGTAG